The Candidatus Hepatincola sp. Av genome contains the following window.
GTTGTACAAAAAAGTGCTATCTTTAATAAAGGTTAAATATATTAAATGCTAAAAGATACAGATAGAATTTTTAATAATCTTTACGGTCAGCATACTATTAATTTTAAAACTGCTATTACTTTAGGAGATTTTAAGCAATTAAAAGAAGTCCTTACAAAAGGTTCTAGCTTTATTATTAATGAAGTAAAAAACTCTAATATTAAAGGTAGAGGTGGTGCAGGTTTCCCTACAGGTATGAAATGGTCTTTCATTAACCAAAAAGATCCACGCCCTAAATATTTAGTAATTAATGGTGATGAAGGTGAACCAGGAACTTGTAAAGATAGAGAACTTATCCGCCATGAACCTTTTAAAATAATTGAAGGTTGTATTTTAGCAAGTTATGCCATAGGTGCTAAAACTTGTTATATTTATATTCGTGGTGAATTTTGTGAAGAGGCTGAAGTTTTACAAAAAGCCATTGATGAAACCTATAAAAATGGTTACTTAGGCAAAGGTTGCTTAGGTTTGTACGATTTAGATATACATATCCATTTAGGAGCAGGAGCATATATTTGTGGTGAAGAATCTGCTTTATTAGAAAGTTTAGAAGGTAGGAAAGGTTTTCCAAGGTTAAAACCACCTTTTCCAGCTGTATGTGGTTTATACGGTTGCCCTACAGTTATTAACAATGTAGAAACTATTGCGGCTATTCCAGCAATTGTAAAGAAAGGAGCTGCTTGGTTCTCTAGTTTAGGTGTGAAAGATTCCGCAGGTACTAAACTATTTTGCATTTCAGGTCATGTTAATAACCCTTGTGTAGTAGAGGAAGAATTAGGAGTATCCTTTAAAACTTTAGTAAATGAACATGCTGGTGGTATTATTGGTGGTTGGGATAACTTCTTATGTATGATCCCAGGTGGAGCATCAACCCCTGTTATTTTAAAAAATAGTTGCGATAACTTAACTATGGATTTTGAATCTTTAAAGAGCGTAGGTAGTGCTTTAGGTACAGGTGCTATGATTATACTTAATAAATCAGTTGATATTCTAAAAGTTATGGAAAATATTGTGAATTTTTACCATCATGAAAGTTGTGGGCAATGTACTCCTTGTAGGGAAGGTTCTGGAACAGCATTAAAAATTGTAAAAAATATTATTAATAAAGAAGCTAAATCTTCCGATATAGATTATTTAGAAGAATTAATGGATAACACTTTCGGCACTTCAATTTGTGGTTTACACGATGCTACAGTATTTGCAGTTAAGGGTTTTTTAAAACATTATAAAGACGATATTAAAAATAGGTTAAGTTAAAGGAATTAATATTTATGTTAAATATTAAAGTTAATGGTAAAGATTACAAAGTAGAAGAAGGTTTAACCCTAATTCAAGTTTGCGATCAGTTAGGAATCCAAATACCTAGGTTTTGTTACCATGAAAGGTTACCAGCTGTAGGTAGTTGTAGAATGTGCCTTGTGGAAATTGCAGGGGCTAGGAAATTAAGCCCAGCTTGCACTACAAGTATTAGTGAAGGTTTAGAAATTATTACAGAAAGCCCAGCTATTGCTAAGGCTAGAAAAACTATGTTAGAAATGTTACTGGTGAATCATCCTTTAGATTGCCCTATTTGCGATCAAGGTGGAGAATGTGATTTGCAAGATCAAAGCTATGCTTATGGTTTAAGTTGTAGTTCCGTTAATGTAGAAAAAAGAGCGGTATCAGTAAAATCATTTAGCCCATTGATTGACGACCACATGACACGTTGTATTCATTGTACCCGTTGTGTTCGTTTTGCTACAGAAATAGCAGGGGTAGAAAATTTAGGGGCCATTGGGCGTGGTGATATTACTGAAATTAACACTTATATAGAACATGGCGTTTATTCGGAATTATCGGGTAATTTAGCAGATGTTTGCCCTGTTGGTGCTTTAAACCATTCAGTTTCTGCTTATAAAATGCGTCCTTGGGAATTAAAAAATACTGAAAGTATTGATGTTTTAGATTCCATATGTGCAAATACAGTAGTGCAATCTACCTCATTAGCTGTTATTAGAATCCAGCCTCGTTTAAATGAATCTGTTAATGGCGAATGGTTAGGAGATAAATCACGCTATGCTGTAGATGCACTACGAGTGCAACGTTTAGATACTCCACTACTTAAAGAAAATGGCGTTTTTAAAGGAATTACTTGGGATAAAGCCTTTGGTATTTTACAAGAACAGTTGCAAGCAGCAAACCCTTCCGAAGTTAGTGTTATTGCTGGGGAATTTAATAGTATAGAAAGCCTGTTTGCTATGAAAAAATTTATGCAAAGTATAGGAGTAACTAGCCTAGACTGCCGTAACAATGGAATTAATTTCCAAGCTAAAGATAGAACTAGTTATTTATTTAATTCTAAAATAGAGGGAATAGACCAAGCCGACGCTTGCTTAATTGTTGGTTCTTCAATACGGGTTGAATCTCCTGTATTAAATGCTAGAATTCGTCAACGTTATTTGCAAGGCAATTTTCCTATTGGCGTAATTAATGAACATAAACTAGATTTAACTTATAATTATAATTACTTAGGAGCAAATACTGGAATTTTAGAAGATATACTAAATGGTAAGCATGAATTTTCTAAAGTTCTTAATAAAGCTAAAAAACCAATGCTTATTTTAGGTATGGGTGCATTATTAGCTGAAAATCAGGTAGACTTAATAGATATATGTAAACAAATTTCTTTAAAATATAATTTAATTCAAAGTGATTGGAATGGTTATAATGTATTACAAACATCAGTAGGTATATTAAACGGTTTATACTTATCTTTTGTGCCTGAACGTAAAAAAACTTTTAATGATGTTTGGCAAAAAGTTGAAGCTAATAAAACTAAGTTATTATGGCTAATGAATGCTAATAATTTGAATTTTGCTAACCTAACTAAAGAAGTATTTGTGGTTTTTCAAGGGCATCATGGAGATTTAGGAGCCTTAAATGCTAATTTAATTTTACCAGAGCCATTATGGTTAGAACAAGATGGTATGTACTTAAACTTAGAAGGTAGAATTCAAGAAGCCAAGAAAGCTATTCCTACGGTAGGACATGCTAAAGATTCGTGGAAAATTATTAGAAAATTTTCAGAACTTTACGGTAATAGTTTACCTTTTAATACTCTTGAAGAGCTAAGGATTGCAATTAAAGCAGAATTTAGAGATTTTAAAACAGGTTTTATAGATACAACCTTTGAGGAAGAAACAAAAGATCAAATAGAACTTAAAAAAGTAAATGTGAGTACGCATATAGAAAATTACTATATGACAGATATTATAACTAAGAATTCGCCTAAAATGGCAGAATGTATACAGTTTATAAATAATAAAAATATAACAAAAGAGATATAAAAGAAATGACCTTTCTTTCTAGGTTAATTGATAGTGTAGTATTTAATTTATTACAATACTTAGCAGCTCCTTTAGGGTTAATAATTTTTGTTGCCTTACTAGTAAAAGTGATTTTAGTCATTTTATTAATTATGATGTGTGTAGCATATACCACATGGTTAGAAAGAAAAATTCATGGCTTAATTTCTTTAAGGAAAGGTCCAAATGTAGTAGGACCTTTAGGTCTATTACAACCTATAGCTGATGGCTTAAAATTATTCTTAAAAGAAGTTATTATTCCAACCAACGCTAATAAGTTTATTTTTATTTTTGCTCCTATGTTTACTTTTGCAGTTGCTTTATTATCTTGGGTAGTTATACCTATAGATGCAGGAGTTGTGTTTGCTAATATTAATGTAGGTATTTTATATATTCTAGCCACATCTTCTTTAGGGATTTACGGAATAATCATGGCAGGTTGGGCTAGTAATTCACAGTATGCTTTTTTAGGAGCTATTCGTTCTACTGCACAAATGATATCCTATGAATTATCTATGGGAGTTATTGTAATTGCTGTTGTATTATTATCACAATCTTTAAATTTATCGGATATTGTAATGTCGCAACAGGGATTATGGTTTTTTATAAAATTATTTCCTTTAGCTATTATGTTTTTTATTATTATTGTAGCAGAAACTAATAGGCACCCTTTTGATTTACCAGAAGCTGAAGCAGATGTTGTTAGTGGTTATCATACGGAATATTCTGGCTTTGTGTTTGCTTTATTCTTTTTAGCTGAATATGCTAACATGATTCTAATGTCTTCTTTATATACTGTACTTTTTCTAGGTGGTTGGTTACCATTATTTAATTTTTGGCTCTTTAAAAGTATTCCTGGTTTTATTTGGTTTGTTTTGAAAGTAGTAGTAGTTTTATCTTTGTTAATTCAATTACGTAGTGTTTTACCACGTTACAGGTACGATCAACTCATGCGTTTAGGTTGGAAGGTATTTTTACCATTAAGTTTATTTGCTGTTTTTGTATTATCAATATTTTTAAGATTGTATAATTAGTTATAGGAAGATGAAATACCATGAAATATAATTTTATACATAGAATTAAACATTTTTTAGAAGCTTTATTATTAATAGATATATTAAAAGGTTTAGGCTTAACTTTTAAGTATATGTTTACCAAAAAATCTGTAACTATTAATTACCCTTATGAAAAGTCTAAAGTAAGTTTTCGTTTTAAAGGAGAACATGCTTTAAGAACATACGAAACTGGTGAGGAACGCTGTATATCATGTAAATTATGTGAGGCTATTTGCCCTGCACAAGTAATTACTATAGAAGGTTCAAAAAGAGCCGATGGTAGCCGCCGTGCCATTCGTTATGATTTAGATGAAAGTAAATGTATTTATTGTGGTTTGTGTGTTGAAGCCTGCCCTGTTGATGCCATTGTAGAAACACCAAATACTGAATTTGCTACAGAAACAAAACAAGAATTATATTATAATAAGCAAAAATTATTAGATAACGGTATGAAATGGGAAAACTATTTTAAAGAAAAATTTAAAATAGAAGCGCCATATAGGTAAAGGAAAAAAAAATGATTGAACCCTTAATGTTTTATATGTTTTCAGCATTATTAATTTTAGCTTGTATAGCAGTTATTTTTGCTAAAAAACCAATGTATTCAGTATTATTTTTAATATTTGCTTTCTTTAATACTGCAGGTATATTTTTATTACAAAAAGCTGAATTCTTAGCAATGACCTTAGTTATTGTTTATGTTGGAGCCGTAGCAGTTCTTTTTCTATTTGTAGTAATGTTAATTAATAATAGAAAAGATTATCAATTTAAAATTTTTACTAAATATAATTTAGTGTTATTCACTTTAGTGCTAGTTATGGTAGTGGAAATATATATATATGCAATGAAAGGGTTAGGAGGGTTTGCCACACCTGTAGCTAATCCTGTTTTTTTAGATACAAAAAACTTTGTCCATAATTTAGGGCTAATCTTATACGATGATTATTATTATGTATTTATTGTAGCAGGTTTAATTTTAACAGTAGCCATGATAGGAGCAGTAGTGTTATCTTTAAC
Protein-coding sequences here:
- the nqo3 gene encoding NADH-quinone oxidoreductase subunit G, with the protein product MLNIKVNGKDYKVEEGLTLIQVCDQLGIQIPRFCYHERLPAVGSCRMCLVEIAGARKLSPACTTSISEGLEIITESPAIAKARKTMLEMLLVNHPLDCPICDQGGECDLQDQSYAYGLSCSSVNVEKRAVSVKSFSPLIDDHMTRCIHCTRCVRFATEIAGVENLGAIGRGDITEINTYIEHGVYSELSGNLADVCPVGALNHSVSAYKMRPWELKNTESIDVLDSICANTVVQSTSLAVIRIQPRLNESVNGEWLGDKSRYAVDALRVQRLDTPLLKENGVFKGITWDKAFGILQEQLQAANPSEVSVIAGEFNSIESLFAMKKFMQSIGVTSLDCRNNGINFQAKDRTSYLFNSKIEGIDQADACLIVGSSIRVESPVLNARIRQRYLQGNFPIGVINEHKLDLTYNYNYLGANTGILEDILNGKHEFSKVLNKAKKPMLILGMGALLAENQVDLIDICKQISLKYNLIQSDWNGYNVLQTSVGILNGLYLSFVPERKKTFNDVWQKVEANKTKLLWLMNANNLNFANLTKEVFVVFQGHHGDLGALNANLILPEPLWLEQDGMYLNLEGRIQEAKKAIPTVGHAKDSWKIIRKFSELYGNSLPFNTLEELRIAIKAEFRDFKTGFIDTTFEEETKDQIELKKVNVSTHIENYYMTDIITKNSPKMAECIQFINNKNITKEI
- the nuoI gene encoding NADH-quinone oxidoreductase subunit I, with amino-acid sequence MKYNFIHRIKHFLEALLLIDILKGLGLTFKYMFTKKSVTINYPYEKSKVSFRFKGEHALRTYETGEERCISCKLCEAICPAQVITIEGSKRADGSRRAIRYDLDESKCIYCGLCVEACPVDAIVETPNTEFATETKQELYYNKQKLLDNGMKWENYFKEKFKIEAPYR
- a CDS encoding NADH-quinone oxidoreductase subunit J — protein: MIEPLMFYMFSALLILACIAVIFAKKPMYSVLFLIFAFFNTAGIFLLQKAEFLAMTLVIVYVGAVAVLFLFVVMLINNRKDYQFKIFTKYNLVLFTLVLVMVVEIYIYAMKGLGGFATPVANPVFLDTKNFVHNLGLILYDDYYYVFIVAGLILTVAMIGAVVLSLTDTVTPSKQQDVFLQNMRSKEESVVLKKVEDEQGIN
- the nuoF gene encoding NADH-quinone oxidoreductase subunit F produces the protein MLKDTDRIFNNLYGQHTINFKTAITLGDFKQLKEVLTKGSSFIINEVKNSNIKGRGGAGFPTGMKWSFINQKDPRPKYLVINGDEGEPGTCKDRELIRHEPFKIIEGCILASYAIGAKTCYIYIRGEFCEEAEVLQKAIDETYKNGYLGKGCLGLYDLDIHIHLGAGAYICGEESALLESLEGRKGFPRLKPPFPAVCGLYGCPTVINNVETIAAIPAIVKKGAAWFSSLGVKDSAGTKLFCISGHVNNPCVVEEELGVSFKTLVNEHAGGIIGGWDNFLCMIPGGASTPVILKNSCDNLTMDFESLKSVGSALGTGAMIILNKSVDILKVMENIVNFYHHESCGQCTPCREGSGTALKIVKNIINKEAKSSDIDYLEELMDNTFGTSICGLHDATVFAVKGFLKHYKDDIKNRLS
- the nuoH gene encoding NADH-quinone oxidoreductase subunit H; this encodes MTFLSRLIDSVVFNLLQYLAAPLGLIIFVALLVKVILVILLIMMCVAYTTWLERKIHGLISLRKGPNVVGPLGLLQPIADGLKLFLKEVIIPTNANKFIFIFAPMFTFAVALLSWVVIPIDAGVVFANINVGILYILATSSLGIYGIIMAGWASNSQYAFLGAIRSTAQMISYELSMGVIVIAVVLLSQSLNLSDIVMSQQGLWFFIKLFPLAIMFFIIIVAETNRHPFDLPEAEADVVSGYHTEYSGFVFALFFLAEYANMILMSSLYTVLFLGGWLPLFNFWLFKSIPGFIWFVLKVVVVLSLLIQLRSVLPRYRYDQLMRLGWKVFLPLSLFAVFVLSIFLRLYN